CGTCGTCCATTTCTCCCAGCAGCTCGTGCGGCAAGCTCGACCGAGCTTGCCGACACTCATTTCTCTTTTCGAACTGCGTGGTTGGTAGGATTACCGAAGAGTTCATATCACTGCATCCAGTTTCTGTCGAAGCTTTTCGATAGCTTTCTGCTTTCGCCGGGTGACCGCTTGAGTCGAAACCTCAAGCAGTTCGGCAATTTCGGTCCCGTTGTAACCACGTCGCATGAGTTCAATCACCAGTCGCTCTTCCAGCGGCAGCGATTCAATCTGATTGCGAAGATCAATTACTAGATCGGGATCGGGATCACAGTCAGCGGGTTCAAACTCCATCGTTGTTTCCGCAGGAGCACCA
This DNA window, taken from Fuerstiella marisgermanici, encodes the following:
- a CDS encoding sigma-70 family RNA polymerase sigma factor encodes the protein MMTLNSEDSVMRNLARYQYFRNRHLTTSHDAEDLFQEAWIQFNHSDDDLEGSTEDQFSQTQRLRKAVRRATDRAFGKLRKRCARGAPAETTMEFEPADCDPDPDLVIDLRNQIESLPLEERLVIELMRRGYNGTEIAELLEVSTQAVTRRKQKAIEKLRQKLDAVI